The Arenibacter algicola region CCCGTAGAATCCAGCAACCTTTCATCATAAATACTGGGTGCATTTTTTACCCGTTCTTCGGGAATATTGTCCACCGCCTCCAGTTTGGAGCGGTACTCCTTTTGTTGCTCTTCCAATTCCGGTACTTTGGTCTTATCCAGTGATTCTCCGGATTCACCCCCTTTGTCCATGACCAACATGGTATATCCCACAATGAACAGTACAATGACCAGAATTACCGAACCGAATACGATCTTGTTCCTTTCAATTTTCATTCTGTACCTTTTTTAAAGAGTTCTCGAAATAGTCAGTGATCAAAAGTCCGTGGGTGTTCTTGGGAAAGTTCCGGTCCACGTGGATCAGATTGCCCGTAGTCACCAATTCATAAGTATCCGTTACTTTGCCCCGATTGATCTCGAATAGGGTAGTGGTTCGAAAAGTATAGGGTTCTTGGGAAATCTCTATCTCGGATTCGATCCGGAGTACCTTCTGTACTAGGGAATATTGTAATAGGCGGTTATAGACCCCATCCGATTTTTTCTGTTTGTACAGGGCATCCACCGAACTGTTGCCCAACCACAGCGCTTTTTCCAAGTTCTTTTCGTAGTTGCCCGGGTCAATGTTGTAGAAGTAAGTGTGGAACAGTTCCAAATGGGACAGGACTTCCACCCCCAGATTTTCTTTTTGGGAAACCAGTTTCAAGGGTATCACGTCCCCATCGGTGTTCACCATAAAGACCTTGTCGACGGTTTCCCTGTGCATTTTTAGCATGGAAAAAATGGCTACGACACAGGTCACCGTGGTGCTGATGACCAATGACCAAACTATGAACCGATTTTGGTCAAGGACTTTGTAGATATTTTTATAAGGTGTTTTCATTATTGCGTTTTAATGGTTTTTAGTGAAGGCCTATATACCGCTGAACAGTTTCAAAGTAAAAGAGATGGCACGCCGGTACAATTTGAATTTCAGGAACACGATAAAACCTATGGATCCCAGTTGTATCAAGGGCGCGAAAAATTGACTGCCCCAGTCCGTTCCAAAAAGGTCGGACCAAAAGTTGGTGTTCACCTCGGTATATAGCAGGTTTATAAAGACATTGACCAGAAAAAATGCAGGGACCACCATATATACCCCCGCATAGAGCTTAAAAAAGTTGTAGGCCATAGACCTGAACTTTTCAAACACGGCCAAACTGATGACCAATGGAAAAAAGGCCTGCATGATCCCCAACAGAAAGAAACGTTCCGCCAAGAACAAGGGATAGATGAACAGGTCCATCAACCATAGGAAAAGGCCGATAATGAAGGCCAATACCTTTAGGCCGAACAAGGGGGTCACCAAAGCCTCGTACAATAGGGCCATGGCCTTTTTGGCGGCCTCGATCGCTCCCACATCTTGTTCTATGTCAATTTCCTGCATCTGCAACGGAAGTAGGGCAGGGGCCGTGTCCCTGTATTGGGATTCAATGGCCACCAGAATAGAATCGAAGACCCCCAACACCTGGGTGGAAAAAATGACTATGATCACTACCGCAAAATTCTTGGCCAGTTCGGCAGGGGTCAGTCCCCAGGTATAGCCTTCGTTGTTGGCCACACCTTCATTGTACTTTTTTAGGATATTGATCAGAAAGAACAATACCGCAAGGGTCTTCATTCCGGTAATGGTGTACTGGGAAAAATCACTGTTCTTGATGGTCTGAAAAACAGTGTCCACATATTCCAATCCTATGCTCAAGGCCACTCCTGACATATATCAATAATTTGCTTTCCTGCCGTTGATAACTGCCTGCATTTCCCTAAAAGCGATGATTTCCCGGTAGCGCCGAGTCTTGGATTCTATCTCGGCCACCATTTCCTTGGACTGCACTTCCTTTTCCT contains the following coding sequences:
- a CDS encoding conjugal transfer protein TraK, translated to MKTPYKNIYKVLDQNRFIVWSLVISTTVTCVVAIFSMLKMHRETVDKVFMVNTDGDVIPLKLVSQKENLGVEVLSHLELFHTYFYNIDPGNYEKNLEKALWLGNSSVDALYKQKKSDGVYNRLLQYSLVQKVLRIESEIEISQEPYTFRTTTLFEINRGKVTDTYELVTTGNLIHVDRNFPKNTHGLLITDYFENSLKKVQNEN